Proteins found in one Exiguobacterium sp. 9-2 genomic segment:
- the whiA gene encoding DNA-binding protein WhiA — protein sequence MSFASEVKKELTQIPITDHEMKAELAALARMNGAISFGLGRGLTLDISTENASIARRIYSLLKKAYGVHLDLLVRKKMRLKKNNVYIVRVKQQADKILQDLGILGEGFTMIRSISDTILNDERKARAYLRGAFLAGGSLNNPATSSYHLEIFSLYEEHNAALRGLSNVFDLNAKAIERKKGHILYIKESEKISDFLKLVDATQSMLRFEDVRILKDMRNSVNRLVNCETANLNKTVGAALRQVENIKFLERTVGLDVLPDKLKEIAILRVTHQDVTLQELGEMVESGSISKSGINHRLRKIDQIAEKVRNGESMTGAI from the coding sequence ATGAGCTTTGCCTCAGAAGTCAAAAAAGAATTAACGCAGATTCCGATCACCGATCACGAGATGAAGGCGGAACTCGCGGCGCTTGCCCGGATGAACGGTGCGATCTCGTTCGGTCTCGGACGTGGTCTGACACTCGATATCTCGACCGAGAATGCCTCGATTGCCCGTCGGATCTATTCGCTTTTGAAAAAAGCATACGGGGTTCATCTCGATCTGCTCGTTCGGAAGAAAATGCGTCTGAAAAAGAATAATGTCTACATCGTCCGCGTCAAACAACAGGCGGATAAGATTTTGCAAGACCTCGGGATTTTAGGAGAAGGATTCACGATGATTCGTTCCATCAGTGACACGATCTTAAACGATGAACGAAAAGCACGCGCGTATTTACGAGGGGCGTTCCTCGCCGGGGGTTCGCTCAACAATCCGGCGACGTCGTCGTATCACTTGGAGATCTTCAGCTTATATGAAGAACACAATGCGGCGCTCCGCGGTCTATCAAACGTTTTTGATTTGAACGCAAAGGCAATCGAACGGAAAAAGGGACATATCCTTTATATCAAGGAGAGCGAGAAGATTTCTGATTTCCTCAAGCTCGTTGATGCGACACAATCGATGCTACGGTTCGAGGACGTCCGGATCTTAAAAGATATGCGTAACTCGGTCAACCGTCTCGTCAACTGTGAGACAGCGAACCTCAACAAAACGGTTGGCGCAGCATTACGCCAAGTCGAAAATATTAAGTTCCTCGAGCGAACGGTCGGACTCGATGTCTTACCGGATAAATTGAAAGAGATCGCGATCTTGCGCGTGACACATCAAGACGTCACGTTGCAAGAGCTTGGTGAGATGGTCGAAAGCGGCTCCATCTCAAAATCAGGGATCAATCACCGGTTGCGGAAGATTGATCAAATCGCTGAAAAAGTACGAAATGGCGAGTCGATGACAGGGGCCATATAA
- a CDS encoding gluconeogenesis factor YvcK family protein, whose amino-acid sequence MKWERKVVAVGGGTGLSTLLRGLKHYPLDITAIVTVADDGGSSGRLRTEFNMLPPGDIRNVIVSLSKSETLMDRIMQYRFETGEGLHGHSLGNLMLTAATQLCNGSFVEAIGVMGQLLNAEGKVYPATERTITLCAEFEDGTIVKGESLIPKVGKKIERIFLEEQDVRPVPEAIQAILDADVIVLGPGSLYTSIIPNVLIDEIREAIQQSLAPVVYICNVMTQPGETTAFTANEHLAALERFLGQGVVDTIIVNNESIDASYLKKYQKDHADIVTYNEKQFELAGVEVLADDIVDYNHHFIRHDSDAVASLVMRKVLSIRRMRQLEGKEELT is encoded by the coding sequence ATGAAATGGGAACGTAAAGTCGTCGCTGTCGGTGGTGGAACAGGACTCTCGACGCTTCTTCGTGGACTGAAACATTACCCGCTTGACATCACAGCCATCGTCACCGTTGCTGATGACGGGGGCAGTTCTGGTCGTTTGCGGACGGAATTCAATATGTTGCCGCCGGGCGATATCCGAAACGTCATCGTCTCCTTATCGAAGTCAGAGACATTGATGGACCGGATCATGCAGTACCGGTTCGAGACCGGGGAAGGACTGCATGGTCATTCACTCGGAAATCTGATGTTGACGGCAGCAACCCAACTTTGTAACGGTTCGTTCGTTGAAGCGATCGGTGTCATGGGGCAACTGTTGAACGCGGAAGGAAAAGTCTATCCGGCGACGGAACGGACGATCACACTTTGTGCCGAGTTTGAGGACGGGACGATCGTCAAAGGCGAGTCGTTGATTCCGAAGGTCGGTAAGAAGATTGAACGGATATTCCTTGAAGAACAAGATGTCCGTCCAGTACCGGAAGCGATTCAGGCGATTCTTGATGCCGATGTCATCGTCCTTGGTCCGGGTAGTCTCTATACGAGTATCATCCCGAACGTTCTGATCGACGAAATCCGGGAAGCAATCCAGCAATCGCTAGCTCCAGTCGTCTACATCTGTAACGTCATGACGCAGCCCGGTGAGACGACGGCGTTCACAGCCAATGAACATTTAGCGGCACTCGAACGCTTCCTCGGACAAGGAGTCGTCGATACGATCATCGTTAATAATGAATCGATCGATGCGAGTTACCTGAAGAAATACCAAAAGGATCACGCTGACATCGTCACCTATAATGAAAAACAATTCGAGTTAGCAGGCGTTGAAGTGCTTGCGGACGATATCGTCGATTACAATCATCACTTCATCCGTCATGACTCAGATGCTGTCGCAAGCCTCGTCATGCGAAAAGTGTTGTCGATTCGACGGATGCGTCAACTCGAAGGAAAGGAGGAGCTGACATGA
- the rapZ gene encoding RNase adapter RapZ, with translation MEQNQPQLVIITGMSGAGKTVAMNSFEDLGYFCVDNLPPTLLPHLIEVIGQVRPKIAVAIDTRARDFIDSFFVVYEDLKKTDLQIRMLYLDARNDVLVRRYKESRRSHPLAPTDSPLIGIERERTLLEGFRDKAQMLIDTSDIKPLALKERLLKEFTEGTRIPFTVNVMSFGFKHGLPLDADLVFDLRFLPNPFYIPELRPKTGLDEEVASYVMQWPEAKLFYKKLVDLLEFLIPQYEREGKSQLVIALGCTGGKHRSITFAEAISKEFATQYHIETNHRDYVYAKGEK, from the coding sequence ATGGAACAGAATCAACCGCAACTTGTCATCATCACGGGTATGAGTGGGGCTGGGAAGACTGTCGCAATGAACAGCTTTGAGGACTTAGGCTATTTTTGTGTCGACAATCTACCCCCGACGTTACTGCCGCATCTCATCGAAGTCATTGGACAAGTGCGTCCTAAAATCGCCGTTGCCATCGATACCCGCGCGCGTGATTTCATCGACAGCTTTTTTGTCGTCTATGAGGATTTAAAGAAAACGGACTTACAAATCCGGATGCTGTACCTTGATGCACGAAACGATGTCCTTGTCCGCCGTTATAAGGAATCGCGTCGTTCGCATCCACTTGCCCCGACGGATTCACCATTGATTGGAATCGAACGTGAACGGACGTTGCTCGAAGGATTCCGCGATAAAGCACAGATGCTGATTGATACGAGTGACATCAAGCCGCTTGCACTGAAAGAACGTCTCTTAAAGGAGTTCACGGAAGGCACACGGATTCCGTTCACGGTCAACGTCATGTCGTTCGGCTTTAAACATGGCTTACCGCTTGATGCGGATCTTGTCTTTGACCTGCGCTTCTTACCGAACCCGTTCTACATTCCAGAGTTGCGTCCAAAAACTGGACTTGACGAGGAAGTGGCATCGTACGTCATGCAATGGCCGGAAGCAAAGCTGTTCTATAAAAAACTCGTCGACCTGCTCGAATTCCTGATTCCGCAATACGAGCGGGAAGGGAAGTCGCAACTCGTCATCGCCCTCGGTTGTACAGGTGGGAAACATCGCTCAATCACGTTTGCAGAAGCGATCAGTAAAGAATTTGCGACGCAGTATCATATTGAGACGAATCACCGGGATTATGTGTATGCGAAGGGGGAGAAGTGA
- the trxB gene encoding thioredoxin-disulfide reductase, which produces MAETEQKIYDVIIIGAGPAGMTAALYASRANLSTLMIERGIPGGQMANTEDIENYPGYDSILGPDLSQKMFDHSKAFGAEYAYGDVRSIEDGKAYKTIHAHNKDYYARAIIIASGAQYKKIGVPGEEELGGRGVSYCAVCDGAFFKEKELFVIGGGDSAVEEGVYLTRFAKKVTIVHRRDELRAQKILQKRAFDNPKIDFIWNHTVKQINEQDGKVGGIELINTKTADVTTHPIDGVFIYIGMNPITGYVQDLGILNDQGYVVTNEAMETNIKGIFAAGDVREKTLRQVVTATNDGSIAAQNAQHFIEALLEELQESSHA; this is translated from the coding sequence ATGGCGGAAACAGAACAAAAAATTTATGACGTCATCATCATCGGGGCAGGTCCTGCTGGGATGACAGCCGCACTTTATGCATCACGTGCGAACCTTTCGACATTGATGATCGAACGCGGGATTCCGGGCGGTCAGATGGCGAACACAGAAGATATCGAGAACTACCCAGGATACGATAGCATCCTCGGACCAGATCTCTCACAAAAAATGTTCGACCACTCGAAAGCATTCGGCGCAGAATATGCGTACGGAGATGTTCGAAGCATCGAAGACGGTAAAGCATACAAAACGATTCATGCACACAACAAAGATTACTACGCACGGGCAATCATCATCGCGTCTGGTGCACAATATAAAAAAATCGGCGTACCGGGAGAAGAAGAGCTCGGCGGTCGCGGTGTCTCGTATTGTGCCGTTTGTGATGGCGCATTCTTTAAAGAAAAAGAACTCTTCGTCATCGGTGGCGGGGACTCTGCGGTAGAAGAAGGTGTCTACTTGACACGTTTCGCGAAAAAAGTCACGATCGTTCACCGTCGTGATGAGCTCCGCGCTCAAAAAATCCTTCAAAAACGTGCGTTCGACAACCCGAAAATCGACTTCATCTGGAACCATACGGTTAAACAGATCAACGAACAAGACGGGAAAGTCGGCGGTATCGAGCTAATTAATACAAAAACAGCTGACGTGACGACGCATCCGATTGATGGGGTCTTCATCTACATCGGAATGAACCCAATCACAGGTTACGTCCAAGATCTCGGTATTTTGAACGACCAAGGTTACGTCGTGACGAACGAAGCGATGGAAACGAACATCAAAGGTATCTTTGCTGCTGGTGACGTGCGTGAAAAAACATTGCGCCAAGTCGTTACAGCAACGAACGATGGTTCGATTGCCGCGCAAAATGCACAGCATTTCATTGAAGCGTTGCTTGAAGAATTACAAGAATCCTCACACGCATAA
- a CDS encoding tetratricopeptide repeat protein: MMELTKYKADPFAITARQAELFYFRGRKAHREGRLDEAVYHLDEATTLQPADIRYLLRYARVLFETGEINHANDVLKQVRALDASNTEALFYLANNYAHVSLYEEARQHAMEYLEQAPNGKHAEASAALVELIDLEQEMEDDEEDELIRLHGQAQRQIDKGMLFAAQETLTGLIAQYPTFWPAYNNLAIVEFYLGENDQAFASLERVLEGNPGNLHALCNTLVLLHEMGQDEEAHRLSRQLEHVRSVHLETRYKVASTLAIIGRYDIAYEELKLLERRGYRGDPLFGHWLSISAYKTGHVEEAAAFLKSDEAQALKEETDTYDIRHNLQFRSALIQALKTEDDVSRIFTALLLGKLNDAEARLALSMMPEVTDREDVLLLTEQIVIEMEGRTDVVDERIHRALQTIRLAERFVSDEERMSLEGDFYERFAHLVLSGESFDSIEASAASLLYLFHDLRDGMLIEECASLVDCSFDHVASMIRTHERMLAPLQAKC; the protein is encoded by the coding sequence ATGATGGAATTAACCAAATACAAAGCAGACCCCTTTGCGATAACAGCGCGCCAAGCGGAACTTTTTTATTTCCGCGGACGGAAGGCGCACCGGGAAGGGCGACTGGATGAAGCCGTCTATCATTTAGATGAGGCGACGACACTTCAGCCAGCGGACATCCGTTATTTGCTCCGTTATGCCCGTGTCTTATTCGAGACAGGAGAAATCAATCATGCGAATGATGTCTTGAAACAAGTACGCGCACTCGACGCATCAAATACGGAAGCACTCTTTTATTTAGCGAATAACTACGCACACGTCTCACTTTATGAAGAAGCGCGACAGCATGCGATGGAATATTTAGAGCAAGCACCAAACGGTAAACACGCGGAGGCATCGGCCGCACTCGTGGAACTGATTGATCTCGAACAAGAGATGGAAGACGACGAAGAGGACGAATTGATTCGTCTGCACGGTCAAGCACAACGCCAGATCGATAAAGGGATGCTGTTCGCGGCACAGGAGACGTTGACTGGACTGATTGCCCAGTACCCGACGTTCTGGCCTGCCTACAACAACCTCGCGATCGTCGAGTTTTATTTAGGAGAGAATGATCAGGCATTCGCTTCCCTCGAACGGGTCCTTGAAGGAAACCCGGGGAATTTGCATGCCCTCTGTAACACGCTCGTCTTGCTACACGAGATGGGACAGGATGAAGAGGCGCATCGTCTCTCTCGTCAGCTCGAACACGTCCGTTCCGTGCATCTTGAGACACGTTATAAGGTCGCATCAACACTTGCGATCATCGGACGGTACGATATCGCCTATGAAGAGTTGAAATTACTCGAGCGTCGCGGGTACCGAGGAGATCCCCTCTTTGGGCACTGGTTATCGATCTCTGCTTATAAGACAGGACATGTCGAAGAGGCAGCCGCTTTCTTAAAGTCAGACGAAGCACAAGCGTTAAAGGAAGAAACGGATACGTATGACATCCGCCACAACCTACAGTTTCGCTCGGCACTCATCCAAGCGTTGAAGACGGAAGATGACGTCTCGCGAATCTTCACGGCACTTCTTCTTGGCAAGCTGAACGATGCCGAAGCACGGCTTGCATTGTCGATGATGCCAGAAGTAACGGACCGGGAAGACGTCCTGTTACTGACGGAACAGATTGTCATCGAGATGGAAGGACGGACCGATGTCGTGGATGAACGCATTCACCGGGCATTGCAGACGATCCGTCTTGCAGAACGATTCGTTTCAGACGAAGAACGGATGAGTCTTGAAGGGGACTTTTATGAGCGTTTCGCACATCTCGTCTTAAGTGGAGAATCGTTCGATTCAATTGAAGCATCCGCGGCATCACTGCTTTACCTGTTCCATGATTTACGAGACGGAATGTTGATCGAGGAATGCGCATCGCTCGTCGATTGTTCGTTCGATCATGTCGCGTCAATGATCCGGACACATGAACGGATGCTGGCACCGCTGCAAGCAAAGTGTTAG
- the kapB gene encoding sporulation phosphorelay system protein KapB: MTHIRFTYKTGKYFGRLFAERPQGLVVEVLAVEKHPVQGDLHQPNQVDVPLFHIRTALHKHEKITVSPAVVYAYDGEIPDYATSLRQAYDKDVARLEGLNPETDAFVRKCLENYKELESIYAKRWG, encoded by the coding sequence ATGACGCACATCCGCTTTACGTATAAGACAGGAAAGTATTTCGGAAGATTATTCGCCGAACGTCCACAAGGTCTCGTCGTGGAGGTGCTGGCTGTCGAAAAGCATCCGGTTCAAGGAGATCTTCATCAACCGAACCAAGTCGATGTCCCGCTCTTTCATATTCGGACCGCCTTGCATAAGCACGAAAAGATCACGGTTTCGCCCGCAGTCGTTTATGCGTATGACGGAGAGATTCCCGATTATGCGACGAGCTTACGGCAGGCATATGACAAGGACGTGGCACGTCTTGAAGGACTGAATCCAGAGACGGATGCTTTTGTACGAAAATGCTTAGAGAATTACAAAGAACTAGAATCGATTTATGCGAAACGCTGGGGATGA
- a CDS encoding acyltransferase, translating to MARRTDRFQVGTTNPLWHMYRTVSFFKVMWCFTIVTIGRFAPSLRFKNTLYRTCLRMKIGEKTALALMVMPDTMFPERITIGDNTIIGFNTTILCHEYLTTEYRLGDVVIGSNVLIGANVTILPGVTIGDGAVVGAGSVVHRDIAPNERVSSQPLRRHEM from the coding sequence ATGGCACGGCGAACTGATCGGTTTCAGGTCGGAACGACGAATCCACTCTGGCATATGTACCGGACGGTGTCGTTCTTTAAAGTGATGTGGTGCTTTACGATCGTCACGATTGGTCGGTTTGCCCCGTCGTTACGCTTCAAGAACACGCTCTACCGGACTTGTCTTCGGATGAAAATCGGGGAGAAGACGGCACTTGCCTTGATGGTGATGCCAGACACGATGTTCCCGGAGCGGATCACGATTGGTGACAATACGATCATCGGCTTCAATACGACGATTCTTTGTCATGAATATTTGACGACGGAGTACCGTTTAGGTGACGTCGTCATCGGAAGTAACGTCTTGATCGGTGCGAACGTGACGATCCTACCGGGCGTGACGATCGGAGATGGTGCCGTCGTTGGTGCCGGATCGGTCGTTCATCGGGACATCGCTCCGAACGAACGCGTCTCGAGTCAGCCGCTTCGCCGGCACGAAATGTGA
- the ppaX gene encoding pyrophosphatase PpaX, whose amino-acid sequence MIRTLLFDLDGTLIDTNPLILKSFEHTLSYYYPDRTFTEAELLPFIGPTLEKSFSAMNAEQWKEMVAFYRSYNIAMHDALVLEYPGVLDGLRRLHEAGYKMAVVTSKSRRVALRGIELFGLTSLFDAVIAADDVTEEKPAVEPFEKTMQLLGSTPDETIMVGDNDTDILGGKNAGVKTVAVGWAIKGRAYLEALEPDVIIDSMDHLAAWLEEQNGTAN is encoded by the coding sequence ATGATTCGCACACTTTTGTTTGACTTAGATGGAACGTTGATTGATACGAATCCATTGATCTTAAAAAGCTTCGAGCATACGCTCAGTTACTATTACCCCGACCGGACGTTCACGGAAGCGGAACTGCTTCCGTTCATCGGTCCGACGCTTGAAAAGTCATTCTCAGCAATGAACGCGGAACAGTGGAAAGAGATGGTTGCTTTTTACCGGAGCTACAACATTGCCATGCATGACGCGCTTGTACTCGAGTATCCAGGTGTGCTTGACGGATTACGCCGTTTGCATGAAGCAGGCTATAAGATGGCGGTCGTGACGTCGAAGAGTCGTCGCGTTGCCTTACGCGGGATCGAGTTATTCGGATTGACGTCACTCTTTGACGCTGTCATCGCAGCGGACGACGTAACGGAAGAAAAACCAGCCGTCGAGCCGTTTGAGAAAACGATGCAGTTACTTGGATCAACACCAGACGAGACGATCATGGTCGGTGACAACGATACGGACATCCTTGGGGGCAAGAACGCAGGAGTGAAGACGGTCGCGGTTGGTTGGGCGATCAAAGGACGTGCTTACTTAGAAGCTCTCGAACCGGATGTCATCATTGATTCGATGGATCATCTCGCAGCTTGGCTGGAGGAACAAAATGGCACGGCGAACTGA
- the lgt gene encoding prolipoprotein diacylglyceryl transferase has product MGTLASVQPTFDRVAINLGPVPIYWYGIVIALGAVVGLLIAIFESKRIGFNEEYAVDVVIWSIPISIICARIYYVAFEWDYYSQHLDQIINIRQGGIAIHGAIIGAILTVIIYTRKKKISFWQIADILAPSLLFGQAVGRWGNFFNQEAHGGETTWSYLQDTLHLPNWIVNQMYIDGTYYLPTFLYESVWNIIGVILLIVWRMKFNPRRGYVFLGYLIWYSIGRYFIEGLRTDSLMADGLRTAQVVSICLVIFGVIMLVIRRNAVRYLDGSKKEAK; this is encoded by the coding sequence ATGGGAACTCTAGCCTCTGTACAACCAACATTTGATCGCGTCGCAATCAATCTCGGACCGGTACCGATTTACTGGTACGGGATCGTCATCGCACTCGGTGCGGTCGTCGGCCTGTTGATCGCGATCTTCGAATCGAAGCGGATCGGCTTCAATGAAGAGTATGCGGTCGATGTCGTCATCTGGTCGATTCCGATCAGTATCATCTGTGCCCGGATTTACTACGTCGCGTTCGAGTGGGACTACTACAGTCAGCATCTCGATCAAATCATCAACATCCGCCAAGGTGGGATCGCGATCCATGGCGCGATCATCGGCGCGATTTTGACGGTCATCATCTATACGCGGAAGAAAAAGATCTCGTTCTGGCAGATCGCTGATATCCTGGCACCGTCGCTCTTGTTCGGTCAAGCCGTCGGACGCTGGGGCAACTTCTTCAACCAAGAGGCACACGGCGGCGAGACGACATGGTCGTACTTACAAGATACGTTGCACTTACCAAACTGGATCGTCAATCAGATGTACATCGACGGGACATACTACTTACCGACATTCCTCTATGAAAGCGTCTGGAACATCATTGGTGTCATTCTATTAATCGTCTGGCGGATGAAGTTCAACCCACGTCGTGGATATGTCTTCCTCGGTTATTTGATTTGGTATTCGATCGGACGCTACTTTATCGAAGGACTCCGGACGGATAGTCTGATGGCTGACGGACTGCGGACGGCGCAAGTCGTCTCGATTTGTTTAGTCATCTTCGGTGTGATCATGCTTGTCATTCGTCGCAATGCCGTTCGTTACTTGGACGGTTCAAAAAAGGAGGCGAAGTAA
- the hprK gene encoding HPr(Ser) kinase/phosphatase, translated as MQPKVRTAEIVKQFNLHIVTGEEGLHRPILTADLCRPGLVLAGYYAYYPAERLQILGKTELTFFNNLTYEEQRERANVLCTDETPGILITRGFEVPEAIIQAADETNVPLLTTKGHTTSVESQITNFLEAELAPTTAMHGVLVDIYGVGVFIKGASGVGKSETALELVKRGHRLVADDSVEIRQTGDGILVGTAPKLIQHLLEIRGIGIIDVMTLFGAGAVRSHKKISLVCNLEIWDQSKIYDRVGLDQETLQIIDTEIPFLTIPVRPGRNLAVIIEVAAMNYRLKNMGINTAEEFAGRLAQAIEDGNGGL; from the coding sequence GTGCAACCAAAAGTGCGAACAGCTGAAATCGTAAAACAATTCAATCTCCACATCGTCACGGGAGAAGAAGGCTTACATCGCCCGATTCTAACGGCTGATTTGTGCCGACCTGGCCTTGTGCTTGCCGGTTATTATGCTTATTACCCGGCAGAACGTCTTCAAATTCTCGGAAAAACAGAATTGACGTTCTTCAATAATTTAACGTACGAGGAACAACGTGAACGAGCGAACGTCCTCTGTACAGATGAAACACCTGGTATTTTGATCACACGTGGATTTGAAGTGCCGGAAGCGATCATCCAAGCTGCGGACGAGACGAACGTGCCACTGTTGACGACAAAAGGGCATACGACATCGGTCGAGTCACAGATCACGAACTTCCTCGAAGCGGAACTCGCGCCAACGACGGCAATGCATGGTGTCCTTGTTGATATCTATGGTGTCGGCGTCTTCATCAAAGGAGCAAGTGGCGTCGGTAAATCGGAAACAGCACTCGAACTCGTCAAGCGGGGTCATCGTCTGGTCGCAGACGACTCGGTCGAGATTCGTCAAACGGGTGACGGGATTCTCGTCGGAACGGCACCGAAGTTGATTCAACATCTGCTTGAAATTCGTGGAATCGGGATCATCGACGTGATGACGTTGTTCGGTGCAGGTGCTGTTCGCTCGCACAAGAAGATCAGCCTCGTCTGTAACCTCGAGATTTGGGATCAATCGAAAATCTATGACCGCGTTGGTCTGGATCAAGAGACGCTTCAAATCATCGATACGGAAATCCCGTTCTTGACGATTCCGGTTCGTCCCGGACGAAACCTCGCCGTCATTATTGAGGTGGCAGCGATGAACTATCGCCTGAAAAACATGGGCATTAATACAGCAGAAGAATTCGCGGGACGTCTCGCGCAAGCAATTGAAGATGGGAATGGTGGTCTTTGA
- a CDS encoding DUF4097 family beta strand repeat-containing protein: MKQDMRQLILEQVKEGKLTIDEALDKLERLEAIDERATSASEHKYVDEPEQYDRVDQYSVDSLTTKVMSAFDNLVSRIKDSDLSLNQASGPNVTYVKQFPFSGETVHVDLFNANLVVEPSDLEECELTVTGRPLRRQQVTEEQALEQLQAAVQHAVSANTLSIRLKDKSVRATVHLKVPRRHYESFVLQTLNGEISLSSLDTTSAQLMTANGRVNVRDLFSEDVKVSTANGSIEIEESELKVLKAKTANGQIITTGVFERSELKTANGNVRCELKTAQNAKVKASSLAGSIALMLPHGAEVYGELETNFGGLNCNLDDMELIRDQKEIVNRKLHFVSGRGRSPKIEVEADTKTGTISVTHGVHLSPQAL, from the coding sequence GGCTCGAAGCGATCGACGAACGTGCAACTTCTGCCAGTGAACATAAGTACGTCGATGAACCAGAACAATATGATCGGGTCGACCAGTATTCCGTCGATTCGTTGACGACGAAAGTCATGTCAGCGTTCGATAATCTCGTCAGCCGGATCAAGGACAGTGATCTTTCGCTTAATCAGGCGTCCGGTCCGAACGTCACCTACGTCAAACAATTCCCGTTCAGCGGTGAGACGGTTCACGTCGATCTGTTCAATGCGAACTTGGTCGTTGAACCGAGTGATCTCGAAGAATGCGAATTAACGGTGACAGGACGTCCGCTCCGCCGCCAACAGGTGACGGAAGAACAGGCGCTTGAGCAACTACAAGCTGCTGTTCAGCACGCAGTGTCGGCGAATACACTCTCAATTCGTTTGAAGGATAAGAGTGTTCGTGCGACAGTCCACCTGAAAGTACCACGCCGTCATTACGAGTCATTCGTCTTACAGACGTTGAACGGGGAGATTTCGTTATCGTCACTCGATACGACGTCCGCTCAACTGATGACGGCGAACGGTCGGGTCAACGTCCGTGACCTCTTCAGTGAAGATGTCAAAGTATCGACAGCGAACGGCTCGATCGAAATCGAAGAGTCGGAGTTGAAGGTCTTGAAAGCGAAGACAGCCAACGGTCAAATCATCACGACTGGTGTCTTCGAACGTTCAGAATTGAAAACAGCGAACGGAAACGTACGTTGCGAGCTGAAGACAGCGCAAAATGCGAAAGTCAAAGCCTCGTCACTTGCTGGAAGCATCGCCTTGATGTTGCCGCATGGCGCTGAAGTCTACGGAGAACTTGAGACGAACTTTGGTGGTCTCAACTGCAATCTTGACGATATGGAATTGATTCGGGATCAAAAAGAGATCGTCAACCGGAAACTCCATTTCGTCTCAGGGCGCGGTCGTTCACCTAAAATTGAGGTCGAAGCGGATACGAAGACTGGTACGATTTCAGTCACGCACGGTGTTCACCTCAGTCCACAAGCGTTATAA